One Equus quagga isolate Etosha38 chromosome 5, UCLA_HA_Equagga_1.0, whole genome shotgun sequence genomic window carries:
- the UROD gene encoding uroporphyrinogen decarboxylase isoform X2 encodes MEANGLGPQGFPELKNDTFLRAAWGEDTDYTPVWCMRQAGRYLPEFRETRAAQDFFSTCRSPEACCELTLQPLHRFPLDAAIIFSDILVVPQALGMEVTMVPGKGPSFPEPLREECDLERLKHPATVASELGYVFQAITLTRQRLAGRVPLIGFAGAPWTLMTYMVEGGSSSTMAQAKRWLYQRPQASHRLLRILTDALVPYLVGQVAAGAQIIFAKDGHFALEELAKAGYEVVGLDWTVAPKKARERVGKTVTLQGNLDPCALYASEEEIGRLVKQMLDDFGPQCYIANLGHGLYPDMDPKHVGAFVDAVHKHSRLLRQK; translated from the exons ATGGAGGCGAACGGGTTGGG ACCCCAGGGTTTTCCGGAGCTGAAGAATGACACATTCCTCCGAGCAGCCTGGGGAGAAGACACAGACTATACTCCCGTTTGGTGCATGCGGCAGGCAGGCCGCTACTTGCCAG AGTTTAGGGAAACTCGGGCTGCCCAGGACTTTTTCAGCACCTGTCGCTCCCCAGAGGCCTGCTGTGAACTGACTCTGCAG CCGTTACATCGCTTCCCTCTGGATGCTGCCATCATCTTCTCCGATATTCTTGTTGTACCCCAG GCACTGGGCATGGAGGTGACCATGGTGCCTGGCAAAGGGCCCAGCTTCCCAGAGCCATTGAGAGAAGAGTGCGACTTAGAGCGCCTCAAGCATCCAGCAACAGTGGCCTCTGAGCTGGGCTATGTGTTCCAGGCCATCACCCTCACTCGACAACGGCTGGCTGGGCGTGTGCCACTGATCGGCTTTGCTGGTGCCCCG TGGACTCTAATGACATACATGGTTGAGGGTGGCAGCTCAAGCACCATGGCTCAGGCCAAGCGCTGGCTTTACCAGAGACCACAGGCCAGTCACCGGCTGCTTCGCATCCTCACTGATGCTCTGGTCCCATATCTGGTGGGACAAGTGGCTGCTGGTGCCCAG ATCATCTTTGCAAAGGATGGACATTTtgccctggaggagctggccAAGGCTGGCTATGAGGTGGTTGGGCTTGACTGGACAGTGGCTCCAAAGAAAGCCCG GGAGCGTGTGGGGAAGACGGTGACCTTGCAGGGCAACCTGGACCCCTGTGCCCTTTATGCATCTGAG GAGGAAATTGGGAGGCTGGTGAAGCAGATGCTGGATGACTTTGGACCACAGTGCTACATTGCCAACCTGGGCCATGGACTTTACCCTGACATGGACCCCAAACATGTGGGTGCCTTTGTGGATGCTGTTCACAAACACTCACGTCTGCTTCGACAGAAATGA
- the HECTD3 gene encoding E3 ubiquitin-protein ligase HECTD3, whose amino-acid sequence MATPGVALESPRQLLGRVRFLAEAARNLRAGRPLPAALAFVPREVLYKLYKDPAGPSRVLLPVWEAEGLGLRVGAAGAAAGTVSGPLRAARDSIELRRGACVRTTGEELCNGHGLWVKLTKEQLAEHLGDCGLDEGWLLVCRPAEGGARLVPIDTPDHLQRQQQLFGVDYRPVLRWEQVVDLTYSHRLGSRPQPAEAYTEAVQRLLYVPPTWTYECDEDLIHFLYDHLGKEDENLGSVKQYVESIDVSSYTEEFNVSCLTDSNADTYWESDGSQCQHWVRLTMKKGTIVKKLLLTVDTTDDNFMPKRVVVYGGEGDNLKKLSDVSIDESLIGDVCVLEDMTVHLPIIEIRIVECRDDGIDVRLRGVKIKSSRQRELGLNADLFQPTSLVRYPRLEGTDPEVLYRRAVLLQRFIKILDSVLHRLVPAWDHTLGTFSEIKQVKQLLLLSRQRPGLVAQCLRDSESSKPSFMPRLYINRRLAMEHRACPLRDPACKNAVFTQVYEGLKPSDKYEKPLDYRWPMRYDQWWECKFIAEGIIDQGGGFRDSLADMSEELCPSSADTPLPLPFFVRTANQGNGTGEARDMYVPNPSCRDFAKYEWIGQLMGAALRGKEFLVLALPGFVWKQLSGEEVSWSKDFPAVDSVLVKLLEVMEGMDKETFEFKFGKELTFTTVLSDQQVVELIPGGAGIVVGYEDRSRFIQLVQKARLEESKEQVAAMQAGLLKVVPQAVLDLLTWQELEKKVCGDPEVTVDALRKLTRFEDFEPSDTRVQYFWEALNNFTNEDRSRFLRFVTGRSRLPARIFVYPDKLGYETTDALPESSTCSSTLFLPHYASAKVCEEKLRYAAYNCVAIDTDMSPWEE is encoded by the exons ATGGCCACCCCCGGCGTGGCGCTAGAGTCTCCGCGGCAGCTGCTGGGCCGCGTGCGCTTCCTGGCGGAGGCAGCGCGAAACCTCCGCGCCGGGCGGCCGCTGCCAGCGGCGCTGGCTTTCGTGCCGCGCGAGGTGCTCTACAAGCTTTACAAGGACCCAGCGGGACCGTCGCGTGTGCTGCTGCCGGTGTGGGAGGCGGAGGGCCTGGGGCTGCGTGTGGGCGCCGCGGGCGCGGCCGCCGGTACCGTCTCCGGGCCCCTCCGCGCCGCCCGGGACAGCATCGAGCTCCGGCGCGGCGCCTGCGTGCGCACCACGGGCGAGGAGCTGTGCAACGGCCACGGGCTCTGGGTGAAGCTGACCAAG GAGCAGCTGGCCGAACACCTGGGCGACTGCGGGCTGGACGAAGGCTGGCTGCTCGTGTGCCGCCCAGCAGAGGGCGGGGCCCGCCTCGTCCCCATCGACACTCCCGACCACCtccagcggcagcagcagctgttCGGCGTGGACTACCGGCCGGTGCTCAG ATGGGAACAGGTGGTGGACCTGACATACTCGCATCGCCTCGGATCGAGGCCTCAGCCAGCCGAGGCATATACGGAAGCTGTACAAAGGCTACT CTATGTGCCCCCGACGTGGACCTATGAATGTGACGAGGACCTGATCCACTTCTTGTACGACCACCTGGGCAAGGAGGATGAGAACCTGGGCAGCGTGAAGCAGTATGTGGAGAGCATAGACGTTTCCTCCTACACG GAGGAGTTCAATGTGTCCTGCCTGACAGACAGCAACGCAGACACCTACTGGGAGAGCGATGGGTCCCAGTGCCAGCACTGGGTACGGCTTACCATGAAAAAGGGCACCATTGTCAA GAAGCTGCTACTCACAGTGGATACCACAGATGACAACTTTATGCCTAAGCGGGTGGTGGTCTACGGGGGTGAAGGGGACAACCTGAAGAAACTGAGTGACGTGAGCATTGACGA GAGCCTGATCGGGGATGTCTGTGTCCTGGAGGACATGACTGTCCACCTCCCTATCATCGAGATCCGCATCGTCGAGTGCCGAG ATGATGGGATTGATGTGCGTCTTCGAGGGGTCAAGATCAAGTCATCTAGACAGCGGGAACTAGGGTTGAATGCAGACCTGTTCCAGCCAACCAGTCTGGTGCGATATCCACGCCTGGAAGGCACTGACCCAGAAGTGCTGTACCGCAGAGCTGTTCTCCTGCAGAG ATTCATAAAGATCCTAGACAGCGTCTTGCACCGCCTGGTACCTGCCTGGGACCACACGCTGGGCACCTTCAGTGAGATTAAG CAAGTGAAGCAGTTACTGCTCCTGTCACGCCAGAGACcgggcctggtggcccagtgccTGCGAGACTCAGAGAGCAGCAAGCCCAGCTTCATGCCACGCCTGTACATCAACCGGCGCCTTGCCATGGAACACCGCGCCTGCCCCTTAAGGGACCCTGCCTGCAAGAACGCAGTCTTCACCCAG GTTTATGAAGGCCTCAAGCCCTCTGACAAGTATGAAAAGCCCCTGGACTACAG GTGGCCCATGCGCTACGACCagtggtgggagtgtaaattcaTTGCAGAAGGCATCATTGACCAAG GGGGTGGTTTCCGGGATAGCCTGGCAGACATGTCAGAAGAGCTGTGCCCTAGCTCGGCCGAcacccctctgcctctgcccttctTTGTGCGCACAGCCAACCAG GGCAATGGCACCGGTGAGGCCCGGGACATGTATGTGCCCAACCCCTCCTGCCGAGACTTTGCCAAGTATGAGTGGATCGGACAGCTGATGGGGGCTGCCCTTCGGGGTAAGGAGTTCCTG gtcctggctctgcctggtTTCGTATGGAAGCAGCTCTCTGGTGAGGAAGTGAGCTGGAGTAAGGACTTCCCAGCTGTGGACTCGGTGCTA GTGAAGCTCCTGGAAGTGATGGAAGGAATGGACAAGGAGACGTTTGAGTTCAAATTTGGGAAGGAGCTAACATTCACCACTGTACTGAGTGACCAGCAGGTGGTGGAGCTGATCCCCGGGGGGGCAGGCATCGTGGTAGGATATGAGGACCGTTCCCGTTTCATCCAACTGGTGCAGAAAGCACGGCTAGAGGAGAGCAAGGAGCAG gtGGCAGCTATGCAGGCAGGTCTGCTGAAGGTGGTGCCGCAGGCTGTGCTGGACTTGCTGACCTGGCAAGAGTTGGAGAAGAAGGTGTGCGGGGATCCAGAGGTCACTGTGGATGCTCTGCGCAAGCTCA CCCGGTTTGAGGACTTCGAGCCATCTGACACACGCGTGCAGTATTTCTGGGAGGCGCTGAACAACTTCACCAATG AGGACCGGAGCCGCTTCCTGCGCTTTGTCACGGGCCGCAGCCGTCTGCCGGCACGGATCTTCGTCTACCCGGACAAGCTGGG CTACGAGACCACAGACGCGCTGCCTGAGTCTTCCACCTGCTCCAGCACCCTCTTCCTACCGCACTATGCCAG CGCCAAGGTGTGTGAGGAGAAGCTCCGCTATGCAGCATACAACTGCGTGGCCATCGACACCGACATGAGCCCTTGGGAGGAGTGA
- the UROD gene encoding uroporphyrinogen decarboxylase isoform X1 gives MEANGLGPQGFPELKNDTFLRAAWGEDTDYTPVWCMRQAGRYLPEFRETRAAQDFFSTCRSPEACCELTLQPLHRFPLDAAIIFSDILVVPQALGMEVTMVPGKGPSFPEPLREECDLERLKHPATVASELGYVFQAITLTRQRLAGRVPLIGFAGAPWTLMTYMVEGGSSSTMAQAKRWLYQRPQASHRLLRILTDALVPYLVGQVAAGAQALQLFESHAGHLGPLLFSKFALPYIRDVAKQVKAQLQEAGLAPVPMIIFAKDGHFALEELAKAGYEVVGLDWTVAPKKARERVGKTVTLQGNLDPCALYASEEEIGRLVKQMLDDFGPQCYIANLGHGLYPDMDPKHVGAFVDAVHKHSRLLRQK, from the exons ATGGAGGCGAACGGGTTGGG ACCCCAGGGTTTTCCGGAGCTGAAGAATGACACATTCCTCCGAGCAGCCTGGGGAGAAGACACAGACTATACTCCCGTTTGGTGCATGCGGCAGGCAGGCCGCTACTTGCCAG AGTTTAGGGAAACTCGGGCTGCCCAGGACTTTTTCAGCACCTGTCGCTCCCCAGAGGCCTGCTGTGAACTGACTCTGCAG CCGTTACATCGCTTCCCTCTGGATGCTGCCATCATCTTCTCCGATATTCTTGTTGTACCCCAG GCACTGGGCATGGAGGTGACCATGGTGCCTGGCAAAGGGCCCAGCTTCCCAGAGCCATTGAGAGAAGAGTGCGACTTAGAGCGCCTCAAGCATCCAGCAACAGTGGCCTCTGAGCTGGGCTATGTGTTCCAGGCCATCACCCTCACTCGACAACGGCTGGCTGGGCGTGTGCCACTGATCGGCTTTGCTGGTGCCCCG TGGACTCTAATGACATACATGGTTGAGGGTGGCAGCTCAAGCACCATGGCTCAGGCCAAGCGCTGGCTTTACCAGAGACCACAGGCCAGTCACCGGCTGCTTCGCATCCTCACTGATGCTCTGGTCCCATATCTGGTGGGACAAGTGGCTGCTGGTGCCCAG GCATTGCAGCTCTTTGAGTCTCACGCAGGGCATCTTGGCCCACTGCTCTTCAGTAAGTTTGCACTGCCTTACATCCGTGATGTGGCAAAGCAAGTGAAGGCCCAGCTGCAAGAGGCAGGCCTGGCACCAGTGCCCATG ATCATCTTTGCAAAGGATGGACATTTtgccctggaggagctggccAAGGCTGGCTATGAGGTGGTTGGGCTTGACTGGACAGTGGCTCCAAAGAAAGCCCG GGAGCGTGTGGGGAAGACGGTGACCTTGCAGGGCAACCTGGACCCCTGTGCCCTTTATGCATCTGAG GAGGAAATTGGGAGGCTGGTGAAGCAGATGCTGGATGACTTTGGACCACAGTGCTACATTGCCAACCTGGGCCATGGACTTTACCCTGACATGGACCCCAAACATGTGGGTGCCTTTGTGGATGCTGTTCACAAACACTCACGTCTGCTTCGACAGAAATGA